A stretch of bacterium DNA encodes these proteins:
- the ubiE gene encoding bifunctional demethylmenaquinone methyltransferase/2-methoxy-6-polyprenyl-1,4-benzoquinol methylase UbiE: MQDEKTIVEGDRSWQIRHMFGQIAHRYDLMNSIISLRLHHRWRRLAVSYANPQPGEAVLDVCSGTGDLAIALAQAVGRQGQVIGIDFCLPMLELARRKVSLKYSIRNVSLALGDALCLPLPSDHFACATVGWGIRNVPDINAAFREMTRVVRPGGRVVCIDMAKPKFKPMSLAYGFYFYKILPLLGGLFSRKEAYSYLPNSVTNFPDREELAEKMRDAGLTDIHVVDLAWGAVCIHWGVKPCPTQLA, from the coding sequence ATGCAGGATGAGAAGACCATAGTCGAAGGTGATCGCAGCTGGCAAATCCGACATATGTTCGGGCAAATTGCTCATCGTTATGACCTTATGAATTCAATAATCAGTCTGCGCTTACACCACCGATGGCGACGGTTAGCTGTATCTTATGCAAACCCACAACCAGGCGAAGCGGTTCTCGATGTTTGCAGCGGTACAGGTGATTTAGCGATTGCTTTAGCACAAGCAGTTGGACGGCAAGGGCAAGTGATCGGCATCGACTTTTGCCTTCCAATGCTAGAACTAGCTCGGCGAAAAGTCAGCTTAAAGTACAGCATTCGAAACGTTAGTCTTGCTTTAGGGGATGCCCTATGTTTACCGCTTCCCAGCGATCACTTTGCATGCGCGACAGTCGGTTGGGGTATCCGCAATGTGCCGGATATAAATGCGGCTTTTCGAGAAATGACAAGAGTTGTACGGCCAGGCGGCAGAGTTGTCTGCATTGATATGGCTAAGCCGAAGTTCAAACCGATGTCATTAGCCTATGGATTTTATTTTTATAAGATATTGCCCTTATTGGGAGGGTTGTTCAGCCGAAAAGAGGCCTATTCCTATTTGCCCAACTCGGTAACGAATTTTCCTGACCGTGAAGAATTGGCTGAGAAAATGCGCGATGCCGGGTTGACCGATATTCATGTGGTCGATCTGGCATGGGGAGCAGTATGCATCCACTGGGGAGTTAAACCATGTCCGACGCAACTCGCTTGA
- the ndk gene encoding nucleoside-diphosphate kinase, translating into MERTLVLIKPDGVERGLVGRIVTMFEQRQIRLVGMKLLNAPREQVETHYAEHRGKGFFEDVVNFLTSGPIVAMALEAPNVIGIVRQMSGATNPKDAAPGTIRGDYSLTIESNVVHTAADSDAAVRELAIWFSPSELL; encoded by the coding sequence ATTGAAAGAACACTGGTGTTAATTAAACCCGATGGCGTTGAGCGCGGGCTTGTCGGTCGTATCGTCACTATGTTCGAGCAGCGACAGATACGTCTGGTTGGAATGAAGCTGCTAAATGCTCCTCGTGAACAGGTTGAAACGCACTATGCCGAGCATCGAGGTAAAGGCTTTTTTGAAGATGTCGTCAACTTCTTAACAAGCGGCCCTATCGTTGCAATGGCGCTCGAAGCTCCTAATGTAATTGGGATCGTAAGGCAGATGAGCGGCGCGACCAACCCAAAAGACGCTGCCCCTGGAACAATTCGAGGCGATTATTCTCTGACAATCGAATCGAACGTAGTTCATACTGCTGCTGACTCCGATGCAGCGGTCCGTGAACTCGCAATCTGGTTTTCGCCGAGCGAGCTGCTTTAA
- a CDS encoding DUF1559 domain-containing protein — MKKNLAFTLIELLVVIAIIVILAAILFPVFAAAREKARQVTCISNEGQIGKAIMAYIGDWNDTYPRSRFCTGTNYTSGPDNYTANKAYNWRRAIWSYIKNYDSRSCPSNKWAMKKQIYPGYWSSFQNEGGCESNKFYPKDQWIPNSYAYNGDFFHERLGVRKMAQMTATASLILLLECRMWWTDIQISQPQSNGPSAFDSGLPDGLGNKPPPIPGLNIHSSGVLNYAFADGHVKAMKLRATAYPTQMYTSEVSDQVAFQGYIETWLSLYPEYR, encoded by the coding sequence ATGAAGAAAAATCTAGCTTTCACTTTGATAGAGCTGCTTGTAGTCATCGCAATTATTGTTATTCTTGCGGCAATTTTATTCCCTGTTTTTGCGGCAGCTCGCGAAAAGGCGCGTCAAGTGACCTGTATCTCGAACGAAGGTCAGATTGGCAAGGCGATCATGGCGTATATAGGCGATTGGAATGACACCTATCCAAGAAGTAGGTTTTGCACTGGCACTAACTATACGAGTGGTCCAGATAACTACACCGCTAACAAAGCCTACAACTGGCGTCGGGCGATTTGGTCTTATATTAAGAACTATGATTCACGCTCATGCCCCTCTAATAAATGGGCAATGAAAAAGCAGATATATCCCGGTTATTGGTCGTCATTCCAGAACGAAGGTGGATGTGAGTCGAACAAATTTTATCCAAAAGATCAGTGGATCCCCAATAGCTATGCCTATAATGGCGATTTCTTCCATGAGCGCCTTGGGGTGAGGAAAATGGCTCAGATGACTGCAACGGCAAGCTTGATTTTGTTGCTGGAGTGTCGCATGTGGTGGACCGATATTCAGATTAGCCAGCCGCAAAGCAACGGGCCTAGCGCATTTGATTCGGGTTTGCCGGATGGTTTAGGTAACAAACCGCCGCCCATTCCGGGCCTTAACATTCACTCCTCTGGAGTATTGAATTATGCTTTTGCGGATGGTCATGTCAAAGCGATGAAACTAAGAGCGACCGCTTATCCGACCCAAATGTACACATCAGAAGTTAGCGACCAAGTTGCCTTCCAAGGTTACATCGAAACTTGGTTAAGTCTTTATCCGGAATATAGGTAA
- a CDS encoding GH116 family glycosyl-hydrolase, with protein sequence MSVEKLSRLRFKNVGVVSSDMKFEYHDKNCFYVETHDRWSTNWGEEYSYPYLFEARNDEIVDPPSGMRSAVPLGGLGSGTVELRADGSLCDWNIFNNSPAGGGGKVQLKEALFGLRTKIAGENPNAWAIRTHAPEGLPSIEQLEYSGAFPVSRLRLVDSALPIEAELYAYGEFRMTDTEECTTPAVIFSFKLNNPGASEVETSLLFNLPNHIKGKWSSGRGLTLTSEGAEPTSGTMALRSVGEDTSTTCETGSTLQSLWSVFVEKGSFGNRKVESEGEHGAIAVELKLAQGESRMVSFVMSWLLPHRTHAGEVVGNYYSSLYTSADDVSEDVIGRISEDLEGILEWQTACFDNSLPEWLQDSLINSPATVYKTGFWMNASFYTDDIGWRQFESFSCPNVSPVHIDFYRSIPYILFFPELYISLLKGYAAFQCEDGYICEDLGDNHDLKSSTSKRMMGDGCTGFLLGLYAQYKWTGDSELLVELWPNAKRAAQWQIERSKDFGLPHNLNNTYDWWEFENKEVVAYNAFIHLAAMLAAEKMALLEGDTKFAKVCRDCFDTSKQAVSEKLWTGSCFRAWWFKDQPASEALHADTLYGQLWAFLLDLGLVYDADQMIRHLSAEQERNDSHHGLKVLQGDDQDTSYRDNKIWEAGSLDWCSLNLFLGVEADKSLGMAEKLINKWREKLNDQWDYKDLSAGEDGYPWCNSHYGRQLIMWAIPMALSGQQFSASERSLKLNPRKGKLPFFTPFGSGVVETLEDDKYKFTVLTGYLDIDTLEIGEKTLAVTSLIEVGQSVIL encoded by the coding sequence ATGAGCGTGGAGAAGTTATCTCGGTTGCGATTTAAAAATGTTGGCGTCGTGTCGAGTGATATGAAATTCGAGTATCACGATAAGAATTGCTTCTATGTTGAAACCCATGACAGGTGGTCGACGAATTGGGGGGAAGAATATAGTTACCCATATCTATTTGAAGCTCGCAATGATGAGATAGTCGATCCTCCAAGCGGAATGCGTTCAGCAGTTCCATTGGGCGGATTGGGTTCCGGTACAGTTGAACTGCGCGCTGATGGAAGTTTGTGTGACTGGAATATATTCAATAATTCTCCTGCCGGCGGGGGAGGGAAGGTTCAACTTAAAGAAGCTCTATTTGGCCTTCGAACAAAGATAGCGGGCGAAAATCCAAATGCTTGGGCAATTCGAACTCACGCGCCTGAGGGACTTCCTTCAATTGAGCAGTTAGAGTATTCCGGAGCCTTTCCTGTAAGCAGATTGCGGTTGGTTGATTCAGCCTTGCCGATAGAGGCAGAGCTTTACGCCTATGGCGAATTCCGGATGACCGATACGGAAGAATGCACCACCCCCGCAGTCATATTTAGCTTCAAATTGAATAATCCTGGCGCAAGCGAAGTTGAAACCTCTCTCCTCTTTAACCTTCCAAACCACATAAAGGGCAAATGGTCATCCGGCCGTGGTCTTACTCTTACTTCAGAGGGCGCTGAGCCGACAAGCGGCACGATGGCCCTGAGGTCGGTTGGAGAGGATACATCTACCACCTGCGAAACAGGCTCAACGCTGCAAAGCCTCTGGTCAGTGTTTGTCGAAAAGGGTTCTTTTGGTAATAGAAAAGTAGAGAGTGAAGGGGAGCATGGCGCAATAGCGGTTGAATTAAAACTGGCGCAGGGTGAGAGCCGGATGGTGAGCTTTGTCATGAGCTGGCTTTTGCCTCACAGAACTCATGCAGGAGAAGTAGTCGGCAACTATTACTCTAGCCTTTATACAAGCGCTGATGATGTGAGTGAAGATGTAATCGGGCGTATCTCTGAGGATTTGGAAGGCATCCTTGAGTGGCAGACGGCTTGCTTTGATAATTCACTTCCTGAATGGCTTCAAGATTCGCTTATCAACAGCCCTGCTACAGTGTACAAGACTGGTTTTTGGATGAATGCTTCATTTTATACTGATGATATAGGCTGGCGGCAGTTCGAGTCGTTCTCATGCCCGAATGTGAGCCCTGTCCATATCGATTTTTACCGAAGCATTCCCTATATTCTTTTCTTCCCTGAGCTATATATAAGCCTGCTTAAAGGTTATGCTGCCTTCCAGTGTGAGGATGGCTATATTTGTGAAGATTTAGGCGATAACCATGACCTTAAAAGCTCAACTTCAAAACGCATGATGGGAGATGGCTGTACGGGCTTTCTTTTAGGACTTTACGCCCAATACAAATGGACGGGCGATAGTGAGCTGCTTGTAGAGTTGTGGCCTAATGCGAAGAGAGCTGCACAGTGGCAAATTGAGCGTTCAAAAGATTTCGGCCTGCCTCACAACCTTAATAACACCTACGATTGGTGGGAATTCGAAAACAAAGAGGTGGTGGCATATAATGCATTTATTCATCTGGCGGCAATGCTCGCGGCTGAGAAAATGGCGCTTCTTGAAGGTGATACCAAGTTCGCGAAGGTATGTAGAGACTGCTTCGATACCTCTAAGCAAGCCGTTTCTGAAAAGCTTTGGACAGGAAGCTGTTTCCGTGCCTGGTGGTTTAAGGATCAGCCTGCTTCCGAAGCGCTCCATGCCGATACCCTCTATGGCCAACTGTGGGCGTTCCTTTTGGATTTGGGACTAGTTTATGATGCGGATCAAATGATACGGCACCTTTCTGCAGAGCAGGAACGAAATGATAGCCACCATGGCTTGAAAGTCTTGCAGGGTGACGACCAGGATACAAGCTATCGCGATAATAAAATATGGGAGGCTGGTTCGCTCGATTGGTGCTCTCTTAATCTTTTCCTAGGCGTTGAGGCAGATAAATCGCTAGGAATGGCAGAGAAGCTTATCAATAAGTGGCGCGAGAAATTGAATGATCAGTGGGATTATAAAGACCTAAGCGCAGGGGAGGATGGTTATCCTTGGTGCAATTCCCACTATGGTCGTCAACTCATCATGTGGGCAATCCCCATGGCGCTCTCAGGACAACAGTTCTCTGCCTCGGAGAGATCGCTCAAGTTAAACCCAAGAAAGGGGAAATTGCCCTTCTTTACTCCTTTTGGCAGTGGAGTTGTAGAGACGCTTGAAGACGACAAATATAAATTCACAGTCCTTACCGGGTATCTGGATATTGACACACTTGAAATTGGCGAAAAGACTTTAGCCGTTACCTCGCTAATCGAGGTAGGGCAATCAGTTATCCTGTAA